Genomic DNA from Ciona intestinalis unplaced genomic scaffold, KH HT000103.2, whole genome shotgun sequence:
attaaaacaaaacagaagaacaattaaaaaaaaacagagtagacataaaaaaacataggcATGGTATAAACAAACAAGAGAAAAAGCAAACTATGTTTGCGACCAACGCCAAGTTTCTGTAGTGTAACGTATTCTCTGTTGTAAcgtatgtttttgttgttacgTATTCTTTGTTATATCTGTGTGCGCATTGAGTTGCATCTAGTACCAGACATCCGGGTTCTGCACAGTCTGGAATCCGAATAACCTTAGTTTTTCCCGGCTGCAATTTCAGACCGGCGACGCGGAGCCGCTCTGGCCAAGTCTAACGCACTAAATATTTAGCTCCGCCGAGAGTATCCACAGCAGGATGTCGTCGATTCGGGGTAAGGGATAAGCGTCCTTGCGTGTCACTGCGTTGAGTTTGCTGTAGTCCACACAGAATCGATGCGTTCCATCTTTTTTGCTTACCAATAAGATCGGAGACGACCACGGACCAATGCACGGTTCAATTATACCCAAGTCCAACATCCTCCGCAGCTCGGCATCCACAATTTGTTTCTTGGCATAAGATAAACGGCGGGAGTTTGTCTTGTCGCTGGTGAGGTTCCGGTatcaatattatgttttattaactgCGTGCGACCCAACTCTCCGTTCTGTTTCGCGAACACGTCTTCGTACTGCAAAAGGAGGTCCCGCACAGCTTTTCGTTCCGCAACGTTGCGCAAGGGTTCGAGCAAACATTTCAGATGTCCTGGAAAGGGATCGTGGAGAGCTAATGCCGGTTTAGTACAGGGAGGATTGTTCTGATGTGTCGACGAACACGCTTCCATATTTATTGTTTGGCCGTTAATCAACaacgatcgtgttttaaaatttatcagGCAACCTTCGCCTATATGAGGATGTCCGAACCCAATATACCACAAGGGGTGCCAATATCAGCTTTCAAAACAACTACATTTGTCTGTACTTTTCCAACGCTAAGACAGACCCGAACACTATCATAGCACTTTATATTTCCTTTATTAGCGGCCGTAAGAATGACACCACACGGAGTTAACTGGCCAATAGCACTGCACAATAACAATTGTTCATAAAGAGAACGGTCCAGAATAGTAGCAATTGACCCACTATCAACCAAAAACTTAGGATTAGACAAACCTTGCAGCATGCAGAGaacataaaaaacatgtgtcCACCTGGCCTCGTCTTCCAGAACTGGTGAATCGGCCTTTTCACCAGTCACCGCCCGTTTAAAGAAGTTTGATTTGATCTTCCCATCTCATGACGCGACGCATTAAAGTGTCGATAATCACTTTTCCAGTGGCCTGTTCCGccacaaaacttttattaatcGCCGAAGGCGGTTCCCGAATCGCAAAAAGGTTTCTTCAGGCATCTTCGTGGCGGCGTGAAAGAGTGCGCGCGCTCTATTTGAGTTGGTGATTCCACAGTGTCTGTCGAGCTTATGCATTATACCTACTACTCCGTAGTAAAAATGGCGACTAAAAACCGTGTTGTTGATTACTTCTGGTTGGATTTTGACTACGCTTAGTCGAACATTGTATAGTAAAGGGACCCATAAATAGATTAGTTCGTGCTTACTCATTATagctttgctctcttgtttataTGTTACCTATTaacagagccatagaaataccgagtagtccaacccaaagttagtatagaatagaccaagttagaaaacggattgtaaaactatGAGTCTTGTTTTTCATTGTTGCGCGTCTGTGGCGTTATAGTCGCCGCCATTGCGGACCCCACAGCGTAGccttttatcattgctgggtgctgtttttcgtctaattattgcgattttttaagaaccaagcacttctgcgcgtaaatttttttctaccaacgttatatcttatcacaataataaacctcacataaATAACTGTAGCGGTTGGCTGTGCTCTGGCACAGATTTAATGCCAAAAAGATAGCTAAATTTAACACTAACgcataaagattgaatatTGAGCAACGCTGTATAGCGAAAACAAAAGTAGGACGGGGATTGAATGCAGTTTCGCTGCTTACGTAAAATCTACTTCCCGTCATTCTAAACGTGATAAAACAATTATCCAGTTTTGTGTATGCCAGGCGAGGCAAATGCCACATGCCAATGACGCGTTTTATTGTTATGCTACACGtgtttttcgttatataaACCTTGCACTTTCCTGTACTACCGTGCAGTACGGGGCTTGCAATACCCTGCTGTTCCCACTTTGTCTCTAAGCTCGATGTCGCTCGTTCTCCGTATACAATAAACTGAGATGTGCCGTACAAGTGTCATCGATGTGCAATCTCGTTGCGGAGTCGGATAGCGTGTGCATCGGGGCAGAATGGAAGAGCGTCGTCGCGAGGCTGCGGAGCGCGAACCACAACTTCAACATTAACCGCCACCCACATAACCAACTTTTATTGagcactcaatcgattaaaggcTAAAAAATCAAGTATACCAGCAACCAAAACATAAAAGagcatgtttaaaatataaaagtacaaacaaaaacgaataacattaacatatactggtgtatctagctgcagttttgcctgtaaattgccgtgatgtgattttgctttttgactcacaaacttaacaagtGTATACCCTgtaacgaaacttaaggttgtttgtaaaatttgcctaatatcgaagtgacattgaggaaaacaatactgggTTACCATTTTGGTCCACTGTTTGACTTAAAAAGCCACTCTTTCTACGTTCCGGGTCTTTAGGAAACCGGAAAACCGAAACACCtcatctgctagtacttagcTGTTTGGGGCTGCATGTCCACGCCTGTTGGGTTATAATtaaatgtagtatatatatagtggttCCGTAGATTCGTAGGCATGAGCATACACTATTaagtaaactaagctgattgctgctagtattaATCGCCTACGTAAAGTATCCCGTAAATCACACTGTTACGCTAAAAACCAGTAAAAATAccaatttactccacattaatttttagatttaatattatataaccagatttatattagaacttatagagtggggtggggtttactactaaatggggcgagaaaatagagttaataGGTGTcgcatattcccccaccctactatatattaaatgtaaatacaaccgctatacgtgtgcTTACAAGAACCAATTAAACAcacgccgaccatgcatttgtatagacgattcacgctctgtgggatCCGTAATGGCGAACACAAGCGCGGTTTCTGGACTAACGTTGGTCCAACCCTTTGTTACGTAAAGGACAAATTGAAAACGTggacttaaaataaatttaatgcatGAATGACCGTTGTTTACCACGGATATAACGCTTGTGAGTTGACTCTAAACTTAATGGGTTTGCTATTGTAAGATGTGGAGAAAGAGAAATATGTTCACCATGTAAAAGCATTATTAACTAAATATAGATTGCAGGCTTACGTCAACGAAGTGACGGTAATTCgatttgtttatgtttctattaaatagtagggtgggggaagatgggacactttttgacTGTATTTACTCCTctcatttattagtaaacaaaaaacattcaaagaattataaaaccgtgtcctcacgactcccatagaccggtgttaactgttcaaaacacgatcaggatatttggttattttgtgttaaaggtgtcccatcttccccaccctactgataaactttaatttgatatttttatctttaaaacagATATAGTTGCAGAAACAACAGGTTCAGCAACAAAGACGACGCAAAACGACCTTGTTTCTGTGATAAAGTCTGCGCTATGACGATTATAAAGCGATATGTAAGGTACatggtttattattacaaattcGGGTTTGATTAATTAGGCTTAAGCAGATTTTATTACAGAAACAAAGCTGTTTTGTGTCGTATTTCTTGTTgcatctgttttttttttataacaacgaTATCTGTTTTGAAGatgaaaaatatcaaatagaAGTTTATCCGCattaacttattatttaaCCTAATTACTCACTGACTTCCTCATTTTTATCTgatattttgtgtttctgCAATGGTAAATAGGCTActgtattttaagttaaatataaacaagcgCTCTCGCGTCAAGCGAGATATTGCAAACATCAAAGGAATGCAAGCAGCAATTAGTGTTATAGTCAAGACATCCATTCGCACATGAACAAATCGAATTACCATCATTACGTTGACGGCTGCAATCTATATTTAGTCAATAATGATTTTACACGGTGAACATATTTTCCTTTTTCCATGACGTACTGTTGGTAGGTAGTGCCACCAGCAggaggtatcgaaaatggttTCTAAAATTTCTGTACTCCAAAAACCTTGGTTGTTTATACGGGTTAAAGAGGTTGGCGTGGTCATACACCAACATACGTGATATGTTGGTCTATGAAAGTGTTCGGGTGCCGTGGCGTTCAAGCGCGCACCCATCTCAACGGTTTATTAAACGGACAAACGTGAGAAAAGTAATAGTAAAGAAAGCTCTTAGTGCCCTCACAACACAGAAAATATGAGTTTTTTATAGCACAAAGCAAAACAAGGAAAGGATGTTTTACGCTGAAAAGTGGCGCCAGTTTGTAGTGTTTGCTGGAAAAACGCAACATGTGTCGCTTAATCATAAACACAGTTACGCCAGATGTAGTAAACGTTGGTAGTAGTTAAGCAACACAGCTGTTAAATGTTCAATCTTTAtctatttaacaaattttgttaGCAAAGATAAACTATACCAATACATCAGCAGTGCTCGAAGTGCTCGAAGCACAGTCAACCGCTGCAATGGCAACTGTTTTATGGCAGTTGAAGtgatttaatataaatgataGCCGTATAGGACTAGATCGGGGTCTGGGTGATAGGTGCTGCAAATATACCTAAAAACAATATGCCTTTGATAATgggtatattgttttaaatatgctATACcttaatagtttaataaaatatacctCCCATTTTGGCCACgcaagcaaaatattttcgcATCAAACATAATATCACGTGATTGCAAATCTCGTTTGTTATCAGGAACGCCTTCCAACAAGCGCCTTTTAACAACGCCCATTAATAACTAATTCTGATTGGATAGTAGAATCGCAAATGAAGTGGGGTGACCCAAAAGTTAAGGAAACAACAACTTTATATTCGCAACTCTCACCTGCAGACCTGTACCCTCTCGcagaaaaacatgtttttatctGCAAGGGTGAAACGAGTACAATCAGTCTACAAActttttctctttgttgtttggCCTATTATTTCACATCGCGAGGTCGTGTTGGTCAGTGGTTATGTTGGGATATTATAGTTGATACAGGATTTTGGAATTCACTATTATGTAATTAGTATTGGAACTTATAATCCGGAAGTACCATGTACCACTGTATGTGATGAGCGTACTGTCAAATATCAAGTCTTATCCAGTATAATTGAAGACATTAGTTGGTTTAAACcaagttttaacattatacTATTCAAACGCTCGGAAACAAGAAGTCTACATGGTATCTTGCGTACTCTTGCCAAAGCGAAGTATAAGAATAACCTTTGACACATTTGATCAGTTACAGAAAAGCGACCGATCTCGATACGAATTAGATGCATTGTAAGCATTGATTACGTatgatattttatatgtttgcGTGTAATGTTTTGTgggtttgaaatattttttttttcacgaTTTTGATTAATGAGAAGTTATTATGTTCATGTGCGTCAGGTATGTTAACAGTGTCACCTTGGTACTTCCTTGGCGTACCGGTACTATGGTGTCACGTAGTTACGAATGTCATTCACAAGCAATGACCCGTTTTTCAGCACTTTGTATTGATCACGCGCTTTCTCCTTTTTCACTGCCGCGGGGTTAGAGACTTATTGTGTCGTAGAGATTACTTCATGTCATGTGTTCAAGCTGCTCCTTACATGCAATTAAATAGTGGTTTGTTGCCCTTGGCTGTGCTGGTGGTATTGTGCATTTAGTGTATAGTTTTTATAAGGGTATCCAACAGTTTTACTGCTAGCGTTTGATCCTTAAACAAAGAGGTTTGGTCTAAATAGCAAACATATGCCGGGCGTCAGCTTAGGTTTGCGAGAAAGGCAGGATGTTGTTATGGTAGTCACGTGGTATtgcgttgttttttttcttttgtgttCGTGCATTACGTCATTTTATTATTCGAATCACTCGTAAGTTCTGTAATGTTTCATAACGTCTAAGTTGAGTCCGTTATAACATTCTGTAGTGTATAGATTGGAACGGTTTACCTGTTTCTAGCTTGTTTATTTGAATTACAATATGACGACCTGGAGAAGCTTATTGTCAACCATAGTTTTGCTGTTTCAAGCTATTAAGACTTTTGGATACAAGCCAGTTATCGTTGTACACGGTATCCTAGACGATGCTAAAGATTTAAGTCATTTGACCAAATTTATTACTAAGGtaagcatttttttgtaatctgTGCTTGTTTAGtgacattttaatatttaaatgtttacactACAGCATCACCCTGGTACCGAAGTACACACATTAGATCTCTTTGACCATTACCACAGCTTCATTCCACTTTGGGATCAACTCGATACAATCAAAAACTTTACTGCTCCGATTATGCAAAAAGCCAAGGACGGTGTTCATTTGATCGGTTATTCCCAAGGTACGATTTTAGTTTTTGACCCAAAGTAAACTGCCATCACGCCATGTGCTATGCAGCTAATCAGTCGCACAGAACTGTCTGCACTAAAGTAACCTCATAGGCAAGTGACCTATAGTAACCTTATCGGACGAAAGATCAGCTGATCGCGCCGCTTCTGGGCGCGTTTAGTTCGACCTATAGTTACCTTTGTTGGTCAACCGCGCTGTTTcaattctgacgtcataatagattTCGCGCgcaagattttgttaaaacggTCGTGAcccttatttaaaacacgacatTGCAGGTGGAATCGTTGGCAGAGGTTTAGTGCAGACAAGTAATGATCATAACATTCACAATTTCATTGCTTTGTCATCACCACTCAATGGACAATTTGGAGGTAAAATAGCAATATTCCCTTTATATTCATACCATTTAGTTATTCATACACAAATTTACCATTACAGATACATCCTTTATTAATTGGCTGTTTCCATCTGCATTGAAAGAGGagttgtacaaaatattttacacacatTATGGACAACTGTGGTCTATTGGGAATTATTGGAAAGGTAAAGCGTTTCTCAATTCTTATTAACAAGGTGGAAGTGATattaggttttattaaaaaaaatgcactTCTTAGCCTGCATATTATACTTGGCAAGTTGAATCATGAGGTGTAcaaagccaccatgtatggtgtgtaACAATACCAGTAACCGTTAAAGCACTGTTAGAACTCCATTGTCCGGCTTGACCTGCCACACCCACAGCAGTATACCAAAAACTACATGACTGTTTGACTGAGAAGGTGTGAGCTCCTTTCTGTCCTAACACGGCCTCTGTCAGCTCCATACCAGCTCTTGAAActttttgccattttttaacagaagTTATTAGAAGTGCAGATAACTGACTGGATGTACTGTTGCTATTAGAATAAACGTTTTGGCGATAGAATATGCTAACAGGGTGACAACAAAGTAGATGTACTGAATttaaggttaaaataaaacactaccattttaaaaccttattcaaatagaatggTAAGGCTTGACAACTAGACTGCATCAACAAAcactaaatttatattaacagattggttacaaaatttttacaaacgTTTGGTTACATCGGATAAAAAAGGGCTAACTGCTATAACCAAATGAATCAGGAAGGGTGAACAGAGAATATGTTCTCAAAAgctaatattatttaaatataaatatataaaatattgaatgaaaTGTCAGGATTTTACAACCACCTCACTTCTCTTTTAACTACTGAATTACAACATATAATTGTGATAAAGGCTTTAATAGCGAGATTAATTAAACAGAGGTAGCAgcataattaatttatttcacagaCCCACACCACCCACTTATGTACAGGCAGTACAGTGACTACTTGGCGGCGTTGAACAATGAAAGTTTAAGGGAAGATTTTAAGTTTCCTTCTTCCTGGAAGGGGAACTTGCTAAGATTAAAGAACATGATGTTGATCGGAGGTCCGGATGATGGAGTTATTGCTCCCTGGCAGTCCGCTCATTTTGGGTGTTAcaacaaagaagaaaaagtGATTCCTATGAGAAAATTGCAGGTTCGTCATTCGTCAGATTGTTTTGAATCTTAGGTGTAATTGATACTGAAATTTTGGATCATTCTTTTATGGTGTCACATGTTTAATCTTCAAAATATgtgattttatgtttaaacaagaataaaatttCTTAACTATTGGATTTTTAGATGTACCAAAAAGATgagattggtttaaaaactctTGATGAAACAGGAAGATTACAGGAATGTACTATACCAGGTGTTCATCATACATTGTGGCATAAGAACGAAACTGTTTTCTTGGATTGTATTGCACCCCTTCTTACATAGAAGTTGCTTAACTTCAATTTGTTTATCTAGCTGTCTATTGTAAAGAACAGTGTTGCACATGTTTGTTTAGCTGCAACTTTTACCCACACCTTTAAGTGTTATTTACTAAGTTTGATTATAAAATGTCAACACTGTTCACACTGCTTCTTAATAGATTTTAAACTCAGcatacaatgttttttatttgtaattgaAAAATAGCCTTCTTTTTGTAAATGTAcaaatttgtatatatgtacaaatgtacatacattgtaaatatttgtagCTGTTCCAATTTATTGTATACTTTATTAATCAAGCTATTGCTGCGAACCTTGTCTCTTCACCCTTCTGAATAGGTAGGGGATAAATACAACAGATTTAAAAAGTGTGTGCTTTATTGGAATGACATACTAAGTGAAGCACATGCTCTTTATGAATCATAAATGCAacatattttgatttaaattttattattaagttgaTTCATCttccacaacaacaacatcacTCCCCGGTTGTCTGTTTAACCTTAACACACGATACTGAACCCTGTGATCATTAGCACGTAATCGCATGTATATCACTGTATCTTGGTCAATAGTTATTGAAACAACGTCACGATCGGATGGTGAAATATCCCAGTCAATGAGAAAACTTGCAAGACATTTCCCATTAAAATTATCATATAGAGATAGGTGTAGGTTTGCTCCATCTTCTTGTAACTCTAAACATGGTATTTATCGTTAAGTGTCATatcattaaagtttaaacatattgaATGACAAACACAGTGGTTAGCCCCTGCCCCTGTGATAGGTTCAAGTGATTGTTGCTACAATTCTGGGCATAcgtggcaattgctccaaaccaagATGCGTTATGGGTTATCTAAAGTGTCAGccatatattataacaaatagtcacctacaaagttacaaacacaaTAACTAGTAAACAGAAGAGATGTATCatcgtgtatgaaacagaatacctgtgGTTTAACACTTTCTTGCCCCACCATGGGaggataaaaaaaacgttacattcattcatttacactTACAAAGGCGGTTTTAATACTTTCCAGTTACTGTGCTGATACTCACCCCAACCAGGAGCTGCAGGACcgattggtttaaaatatagaagtCCAAGCATGTTAATGTCTGCATCATATTCAACATGGGCAAGCAGGTGACCTTCGTTGTCATCAACCCGTTGACTACGGTGATATAAACTGTCATACCATGGTCGTGGCCGTCTGCTTGCTCGACCATGGGTGGTTATTGTGTGTGGAGGCAATGCTGAAACAAACAGGAAGACAGATAAAGGTGAATGCTACTTGTTTTATCCCCATGTGGCAACTTTGTGGCTATTAGGTTGGACCAACTGTCTTCAGTGTCTGGTTCATGAACACATACCACATGGCCCCACAGTTTTTGGGTTAACTTTAAAGGCAGGCgggctaaccactgtgccatagCTATTTTATACAGCTTTCCCATAAAAATAGATACTTTGTTGCAATGGCATTTATGTACATTACACCATCTGAAAAATGGTGTTGGCTTAATGGGGTTGGGGTATGTTCCAAAATCTATGTCAGTATAATTTAACCATTGatgataaacaaacattattattaaaaacaataatctcACCCTCACGTTGCATGTCATGTGAGAAAGGATATTGCCACTGAGTTTGGATGGTGTCAGGTGTTTCCAATTTTGAATCAACACAAATGCGAAAGTTGCTAACCAAGCTACATTTGGAAACATCACTACTTCCTTTAGAAGCACAGGCTGTAAAAGATATAGAGGTATAACTATAAAGTTAGCTATATATAAAGTGATCATACCGCTCAAAGCTACTGtaactaaaataaactaaataatatatttttgtacacCTTCTTAGTGCCTTGGTATCAGTTTTTTATCTTAAGGGTTATAACCTTAAGGATGTTCTATTTAACTCAAGAGCTATCAGACTGTCCTATTGTTGttggatatattttaaatgggtCATAAATTGGACAAATCCTTAGTGACCACTGACTTGAAGCAAGTTGAGTGTCTTCCCCAAGGTCACAAGGGTAGCAACAGCAAGCTTCGACTTAGTATCCTTTAGTTTTAAGGTGAGCTTTTTAACAGTGTGCAACAACAGTACAGTACCCACTCCCACCATGGTTGTTTGATTGATCAACATCTGTCGGATGATGGATTGACAGTATTTCCAATGAAGAAACATCCTGTATGATAATTCGGCCTGTATCATCGTCATGGAAACGAACACTGTTCCAATGAGTTGAATCCCATTTCTCTGATACCTTGAAAGCAAACATCAATATTTTATAGGTAAAAATTGCATTGATAGTTTAATGTATCTATTTGGCTATACATAGCAGGAGAGTCTATAGATTCTCACTAAATGTGAACATAACAATGTAAATCAGTTAGGtaaaataaacgaataaatgtaacttatttatccttgcatggcggagCATCGACAGTCAGTATAACACATGTtctgtccggcgccgtggcaaagtgaggtaacgggttcaaggctcgtagTGCTTACCATTGTAGGTatttttccttattttttcagtggtcactaatgggttgtccaaattatcttattaaaaaaaataaaaaaaatccagaacaaataatcacccacaaagtaacgacttgtaagctgacacgaggtgtatgaacaccagtgtttaaTGACTAGTGTTTTCCAGGAATGCAggcttatgtaactttgtaagaaaaaaaattgtttaagtgTGTGGGTGATAATGTAGACAGACCATTAGTGACtacagggttggagcaattgcagttaaggcaattgcagttaaggagcaattgcagttaaggcAAGCACGCTAACCATTGCACTATCGTGTTGAAGATTtcataattaattaaaattagatttattaacaaaattcaTTACTTGTATTTTATCTTTTGTAGCATCAACACAATTACTTAAATGTTTGAGGGACCATGCTGTGCCACGTTTGTTTCCAGCCACAATATAATGATACGGTTTTCCACCAAATTGTATGCTATGTTTTGGCGCTGCGGTTTTGAATAAACATGAAcatttgtcaaacataggcTCCTTGTTTGATAGCTGCACACAATGCATAGTGTATGGAATCCCAATGTTCTTATTTCCAATATTACCTTCTACATATTCTCTATAACCATTTGGACATACTACTTTAATCTGAAAGAAAACATCAACTTATTGAGTAAGcaaaattgctgttaaattggtagttttaacagttttaatagTGGAACTTTTAGACTATACTGCGTTTAGTAACACCATTAATACTTTGTGTTACTTACTTGTTCTTTTAATTTGCAATGTATCTTGTATTTATGCTCATTAACAATTTCATCAAGTGAATAGAAACTTATTTTAGATGCTTTAGTTGCCGCAACAACCAAGAAGTCATCAGTGACCTCTGCTGTGATTGGTGGATTCGTTGAATGAGTTTTCACGTTGATAAGAAAGTGACAATAGATACGAATTGGATATAAACGCAAGATGAGAAATGAAGTACTCGAGACACCTTGAACAACTTTGCGAGCAGATTTAATGACGATGCTTTCCGAATCTCTGAACAACAAAGGCTAATTtagaaattgaaaaattgCCATGACTTTCTTATAAACTAGGTGCCATGGCATAGCCCATTGTGGTTAGTGTGGGTGCCTCTAGTCCAGAAGTTAAGGTTACAAGGTAGCGGCTACCAATTTGGGCAAGTGTGTACTTGCTTTGGCAAACACATAACAGCACGTGCCTTGTCCCAGTGGTCCTTAATGGgttaaatacatattaaaaaatcactCACTAAGTAACTAGAATGTGGCCAGGACAATccttctgttttaaaactttacaccTATGCACATCACCCGAGGGTAAATgagtttcattcattaattctaatatcaaaaaaaaattttttctcATTAATTCTAATatcaaaaaattcaaaatttggCATAATTGACCTGTTAGTGTTTGCATAGTGATAAGAATGGATAGGTTGAAATTGTTGAGATGGTGCTTCTGAATCTGTAATACAATTTAATAGGTGGTAGAATacatatgttataatataatgcTTTCTCACACTACAGTTATATGGTGCTACATATAAGTTAATTGTGTTTGTTCGAGT
This window encodes:
- the LOC100185067 gene encoding DDB1- and CUL4-associated factor 17-like isoform X5, translated to MANNIEVPTNVILLLRANEFGSTLNRCKFAKKYSKYHDRSHSDFKILRSLYCSSGAYLETIACRKVEAAKTPAFYHGRLFTQNFQTWFNLFTGPTSGPSLMNSNILSSFKLENETIKIVDAVCIQPPYSCTPPSDGSSRGAQVILLSKSGCLFQVDARNGDVLDSFSIPSKYSMNNVISDGDSEAPSQQFQPIHSYHYANTNRDSESIVIKSARKVVQGVSSTSFLILRLYPIRIYCHFLINVKTHSTNPPITAEVTDDFLVVAATKASKISFYSLDEIVNEHKYKIHCKLKEQIKVVCPNGYREYVEGNIGNKNIGIPYTMHCVQLSNKEPMFDKCSCLFKTAAPKHSIQFGGKPYHYIVAGNKRGTAWSLKHLSNCVDATKDKIQVSEKWDSTHWNSVRFHDDDTGRIIIQDVSSLEILSIHHPTDVDQSNNHACASKGSSDVSKCSLVSNFRICVDSKLETPDTIQTQWQYPFSHDMQPLPPHTITTHGRASRRPRPWYDSLYHRSQRVDDNEGHLLAHVEYDADINMLGLLYFKPIGPAAPGWELQEDGANLHLSLYDNFNGKCLASFLIDWDISPSDRDVVSITIDQDTVIYMRLRANDHRVQYRVLRLNRQPGSDVVVVEDEST
- the LOC100185067 gene encoding DDB1- and CUL4-associated factor 17-like isoform X3 codes for the protein MANNIEVPTNVILLLRANEFGSTLNRCKFAKKYSKYHDRSHSDFKILRSLYCSSGAYLETIACRKVEAAKTPAFYHGRLFTQNFQTWFNLFTGPTSGPSLMNSNILSSFKLENETIKIVDAVCIQPPYSCTPPSDGSSRGAQVILLSKSGCLFQVDARNGDVLDSFSIPSKYSMNNVISDGDSEAPSQQFQPIHSYHYANTNRDSESIVIKSARKVVQGVSSTSFLILRLYPIRIYCHFLINVKTHSTNPPITAEVTDDFLVVAATKASKISFYSLDEIVNEHKYKIHCKLKEQIKVVCPNGYREYVEGNIGNKNIGIPYTMHCVQLSNKEPMFDKCSCLFKTAAPKHSIQFGGKPYHYIVAGNKRGTAWSLKHLSNCVDATKDKIQVSEKWDSTHWNSVRFHDDDTGRIIIQDVSSLEILSIHHPTDVDQSNNHGGTCASKGSSDVSKCSLVSNFRICVDSKLETPDTIQTQWQYPFSHDMQPLPPHTITTHGRASRRPRPWYDSLYHRSQRVDDNEGHLLAHVEYDADINMLGLLYFKPIGPAAPGWELQEDGANLHLSLYDNFNGKCLASFLIDWDISPSDRDVVSITIDQDTVIYMRLRANDHRVQYRVLRLNRQPGSDVVVVEDEST